From a region of the Tachysurus fulvidraco isolate hzauxx_2018 chromosome 5, HZAU_PFXX_2.0, whole genome shotgun sequence genome:
- the lnp1 gene encoding leukemia NUP98 fusion partner 1, with translation MSSYWGHGGRDERAKERKRSFRRSRQSTCDRRSSLPCMSQLEAMRLKHTSTPTHIQRHEEEREIRSHPHARRVSSDEYRGKKAERAESRINTVPELTESFKRMLRFHNRRVPALNKPDNTCLICHEETCRGRETGRGAQELHCSHRLHKEVRRLDQGARPRSRSSAAVCESRTEALLCSKQEEYRLPRQRRSLRRQR, from the exons ATGAGCAGCTACTGGGGACACGGAGGGAGAGACGAGCGGGCTAAAGAACGCAAGAGGAGCTTCAGAAGGTCCAGGCAGTCCACATGCGACCGTAGATCTTCACTGCCCTGCATG tccCAGCTTGAGGCCATGCGTCTGAAGCATACTTCCACTCCCACTCACATACAGCGGCacgaggaggagagggagaTACGCTCACATCCTCACGCTCGCCGCGTCTCATCAGACGAATACAGAGGGAAGAAAGCCGAAAGAGCAGAGAGTCGCATCAACACCGTCCCTGAGCTGACCGAGTCTTTCAAGAGAATGCTGCGCTTCCATAACCGCAGAGTCCCGGCACTG AACAAGCCAGATAACACATGTCTGATCTGCCATGAAGAGACGTGCAGAggcagagaaacaggaagaggaGCCCAAGAACTTCACTGCTCCCATCGCCTCCATAAAGAG GTGAGGAGGCTGGATCAGGGTGCTCGTCCACGCAGCCGGAgttctgctgctgtgtgtgaaagcaGGACCGAAGCACTGCTCTGTAGCAAACAGGAAGAATACCGCCTTCCCCGGCAACGTCGCTCTCTACGCCGACAGCGCTGA